Proteins co-encoded in one Govania unica genomic window:
- a CDS encoding TldD/PmbA family protein, with the protein MAQDKLDLLASLIDEARAQGADAADAVLFEGRSQQISVRLGEVEDVERSEAQDLGLRVFVGQSQAIVSSTDFTRSSLSVLVERAVAMARVAPADPYCGLADAGLLARAPFPDYDLYDPTPISAEDLKARAFAAEAAALAIPGVSNSEGAGASAGSSSVTLVASNGFAGHYRGSSHSISVSVLAGDGTGMERDYDFSSARHLGDLESPDTVGRRAGEQTVRRLNPRKIKTGQMPLLFDPRVSRTLLGHLAGAVNGQAIARGTSFLKDRMGQSIFASGIRVLDNATLKRGLSSRPFDGEGLTTNPLALIEDGVLKSWVLDTASAKQLGLHSTGHARRGASGPPGPGLTNLYMEAGQATPAELMSDIKSGFYITELIGMGVNGVTGDYSRGAAGFWIENGVITHPVSEVTIAGNLITMFKTLIPANDLQFRYGTDAPTLRIDGMMVAGS; encoded by the coding sequence ATGGCACAAGATAAGCTCGATCTCCTCGCCTCGCTGATCGACGAGGCCCGCGCCCAAGGGGCCGACGCCGCCGATGCCGTGCTGTTCGAGGGACGCTCGCAACAGATCTCCGTGCGCCTTGGCGAGGTCGAGGATGTGGAACGTTCGGAAGCCCAGGACCTCGGGCTTCGGGTCTTTGTCGGGCAATCGCAGGCCATTGTGTCCTCGACCGATTTCACGCGGTCGTCGCTGTCAGTGCTGGTGGAACGCGCGGTGGCCATGGCCCGGGTGGCTCCGGCCGATCCCTATTGCGGTCTGGCCGATGCCGGGCTTCTGGCCCGGGCGCCGTTTCCGGATTACGACCTTTACGACCCGACGCCGATCTCGGCCGAGGACCTCAAGGCCCGCGCCTTTGCCGCCGAAGCCGCAGCCCTCGCCATCCCGGGCGTGAGCAATTCCGAAGGTGCCGGAGCCAGCGCCGGGTCAAGCAGCGTGACGCTTGTGGCCAGCAACGGCTTTGCCGGGCATTATCGGGGCAGTTCGCACAGCATTTCGGTGTCCGTGCTGGCTGGCGACGGCACCGGCATGGAACGCGACTATGATTTCTCCAGCGCGCGCCATCTCGGCGATCTTGAAAGCCCGGACACCGTCGGCCGCCGGGCCGGGGAACAGACCGTGCGGCGGCTCAATCCGCGTAAAATCAAGACCGGGCAGATGCCGCTGCTGTTCGATCCGCGGGTGTCGCGGACGCTGCTTGGCCATCTCGCCGGAGCCGTCAACGGGCAGGCCATCGCCCGCGGCACGAGCTTTTTGAAGGACCGCATGGGCCAAAGCATTTTCGCAAGCGGCATCCGCGTGCTCGACAATGCGACGCTGAAGCGCGGCTTGTCCTCGCGCCCGTTCGATGGCGAGGGACTGACCACCAATCCGCTGGCCCTGATCGAGGACGGCGTGCTGAAAAGCTGGGTACTTGATACGGCGTCAGCCAAGCAACTCGGCCTCCATTCCACCGGCCACGCCCGCCGCGGGGCCTCAGGCCCGCCCGGCCCGGGCCTCACCAATCTCTATATGGAAGCGGGACAGGCGACCCCCGCCGAACTGATGTCAGATATCAAGTCCGGCTTCTATATCACTGAATTAATTGGCATGGGCGTCAATGGCGTCACCGGCGACTATAGCCGGGGCGCGGCCGGATTCTGGATCGAAAACGGCGTGATCACCCACCCGGTCAGCGAAGTGACCATTGCCGGAAACCTGATCACCATGTTCAAGACGCTGATCCCCGCCAATGACCTGCAATTCCGCTACGGCACCGATGCCCCTACCCTGCGCATCGACGGCATGATGGTGGCGGGGAGCTGA
- a CDS encoding UbiD family decarboxylase, whose translation MAYRNLREFLDRLEKTGRLVRVTEPVSADLELTEIQTRVIAEGGPALLFEHVIQADGRKSDMPVLVNLFGTVERVAWGMNREPHELREVGETLAFLRQPEPPGGWREALEMLPLLKTVMAMKPKTVSRAPVQEIVLTGDDIDLARLPIQGCWPGEPAPLITWPLVVTKGPSTSKQDDFNLGIYRMQVTGKNTTLMRWLRHRGGAQHHQRWAAEKREPLPAAVVLGADPGTILAAVTPVPETVSEYAFAGLLRGSRVELVDCKTVPLKVPAEAEIVLEGYVSLEDYGDEGPYGDHTGYYNSVESFPVFTVTAITMRRDPIYLSTYTSAPPDEPSILGEALNEVFIPLLQQQFPEILDFWLPPEGCSYRIAVVTMKKAYPGHAKRVMMGVWSYLRQFMYTKFVIVVDEDINARDWKEVMWAISTRVDPARDMTVIENTPIDYLDFASPVSGLGSKLGLDATNKWPGETNREWGEKIYMRDDIIDRVDEKWARLGIPGSGRKIWK comes from the coding sequence ATGGCCTATCGTAATTTGCGCGAATTTCTCGACCGCCTTGAAAAAACCGGCCGCCTTGTGCGCGTCACCGAGCCGGTTTCGGCCGATCTTGAACTGACCGAAATCCAGACCCGCGTCATCGCCGAAGGCGGACCGGCCTTGCTGTTCGAACATGTGATCCAGGCCGACGGCCGCAAAAGCGACATGCCGGTGCTGGTCAATCTGTTCGGCACCGTCGAACGCGTGGCCTGGGGCATGAACCGCGAACCCCATGAACTGCGCGAAGTGGGTGAGACCCTCGCCTTCCTGCGCCAGCCTGAACCGCCGGGCGGCTGGCGGGAAGCGCTTGAAATGCTGCCGCTTCTGAAAACCGTCATGGCCATGAAGCCCAAAACGGTGTCGCGCGCCCCGGTGCAGGAGATTGTCCTCACCGGCGATGATATCGATCTTGCCCGCCTGCCCATTCAGGGCTGCTGGCCCGGCGAGCCTGCGCCCTTGATCACCTGGCCGCTTGTGGTCACCAAGGGTCCGAGCACGTCGAAACAGGATGATTTCAACCTCGGCATCTATCGCATGCAGGTGACGGGCAAGAACACCACGCTCATGCGCTGGTTGCGCCATCGTGGCGGGGCCCAGCATCATCAGCGCTGGGCCGCCGAAAAGCGCGAGCCCCTGCCCGCCGCCGTGGTGCTTGGCGCCGATCCCGGCACCATTCTGGCTGCTGTAACGCCGGTGCCGGAGACGGTATCGGAATATGCCTTCGCCGGACTGCTGCGCGGGTCGCGGGTCGAGCTTGTGGATTGCAAGACCGTACCCTTGAAAGTCCCGGCCGAGGCCGAGATCGTGCTTGAAGGCTATGTCTCGCTTGAGGATTACGGCGACGAGGGGCCTTACGGCGACCATACCGGCTATTACAATTCGGTTGAAAGCTTCCCGGTGTTCACGGTCACCGCCATCACCATGCGGCGCGATCCGATTTATCTGTCGACCTATACCTCGGCCCCGCCGGATGAGCCTTCGATCTTGGGTGAGGCGCTCAATGAGGTGTTCATTCCGCTCCTGCAACAACAATTCCCGGAAATCCTCGATTTCTGGTTGCCGCCTGAGGGCTGTTCCTACCGCATTGCCGTCGTCACCATGAAAAAAGCCTATCCCGGTCACGCCAAGCGGGTGATGATGGGGGTCTGGTCCTATCTGCGGCAGTTCATGTACACCAAATTTGTCATCGTGGTGGACGAGGACATCAATGCCCGCGACTGGAAAGAGGTCATGTGGGCCATCTCGACCCGTGTCGATCCGGCCCGCGACATGACAGTGATTGAAAACACCCCAATTGATTACCTCGATTTCGCCTCGCCGGTCTCGGGGCTCGGGTCCAAGCTCGGGCTTGACGCCACCAACAAATGGCCGGGCGAAACCAATCGCGAATGGGGCGAAAAAATCTATATGCGCGACGATATCATCGACCGCGTGGACGAAAAATGGGCGCGGCTCGGAATTCCTGGCAGCGGCCGCAAAATCTGGAAGTGA
- the ppa gene encoding inorganic diphosphatase, which yields MDISKIPTGNDAPWDINVIIEVPVGGDPVKYEMDKDSGALFVDRIMHTSMRYPCNYGFIPHTLCGDGDPADVLVVARSQFIPGSVVRARPIGVLMMEDEGGTDEKILAVPVDKLFPFYKGVKSYKELPEIIIDQIAHFFEHYKDLEPGKWVKISGWRDADEAARLISESIERHNATA from the coding sequence ATGGATATTTCCAAGATCCCCACCGGCAATGATGCGCCATGGGACATCAATGTCATCATCGAAGTGCCGGTTGGCGGCGACCCGGTGAAATATGAAATGGACAAGGACTCGGGCGCACTGTTTGTCGACCGCATCATGCATACGTCCATGCGCTATCCATGCAACTATGGCTTTATCCCGCACACCCTTTGCGGCGACGGCGATCCCGCCGACGTGCTGGTGGTGGCGCGCAGCCAGTTCATCCCGGGGTCGGTCGTGCGCGCCCGTCCGATCGGGGTTCTGATGATGGAAGACGAAGGCGGCACCGACGAAAAAATCCTCGCCGTGCCGGTCGACAAGCTGTTCCCGTTCTATAAGGGCGTCAAATCCTACAAGGAACTGCCCGAGATCATCATCGATCAGATCGCCCATTTCTTCGAGCATTACAAAGATCTCGAACCCGGCAAATGGGTCAAGATTTCAGGCTGGCGCGATGCTGACGAAGCCGCCCGTCTCATCAGTGAGTCGATCGAGCGTCACAACGCCACGGCGTAA